One genomic region from Armatimonadota bacterium encodes:
- a CDS encoding glycosyltransferase, with protein sequence MKVCGISSWPPRACGIATYFTEQSDAIRRLGHSFEMVCHTDSAGGGARAQVHPIIDVRDPQWPAKTAAYIAERTGCDVVHLQHEFGLYQASVHENGERIVELVRGLRERGLPVVATYHTLIGRMRDEHKEHYAELIPLTSVSVAHAQYQVEGLKDNIGYVPDNVRYVEHGAQELPPERVAELRRLGREQLGFDDRPVVMLNGFFADNKGHEYLVARWDDIYPQLTDQRTLLAAVGGIRVPQQQAYYDDLAAMVARARSPQNVRLISKVFTPDQFLASLAAADLLVAPYKDASQSGVLAHAASVHTPCLARDLEGLGAFCRDANQELIPFTGDVEADMEVMAERVVAVMNDLARRERMRRDLAVYVHNVISWERVAERYDAIYREALARPQGAGPKT encoded by the coding sequence ATGAAGGTTTGCGGCATATCGAGCTGGCCACCGCGGGCGTGCGGCATCGCCACCTACTTCACCGAGCAGAGCGATGCCATCCGCCGCCTGGGGCACTCGTTCGAGATGGTCTGCCACACCGACAGCGCGGGCGGCGGCGCTCGCGCACAGGTCCACCCCATCATTGACGTCCGCGATCCGCAGTGGCCTGCCAAGACCGCCGCCTATATCGCCGAGCGCACCGGCTGCGACGTCGTTCACCTGCAACACGAGTTCGGCCTCTACCAGGCCAGCGTCCACGAGAACGGCGAGCGCATCGTCGAGCTGGTGCGCGGGCTGCGCGAGCGCGGCCTGCCGGTGGTGGCGACCTACCACACGCTGATCGGACGCATGCGCGATGAGCACAAGGAGCATTACGCCGAGCTGATCCCGCTGACCAGCGTCTCGGTCGCCCACGCCCAATACCAGGTCGAGGGCCTCAAAGACAACATCGGCTACGTGCCCGACAACGTGCGCTACGTCGAGCACGGCGCGCAAGAGCTGCCGCCGGAGCGCGTCGCCGAGCTGCGGCGTCTGGGGCGCGAGCAGCTCGGCTTCGACGATCGCCCGGTGGTCATGCTCAACGGCTTCTTCGCCGACAACAAGGGCCATGAATACCTGGTCGCCCGCTGGGACGATATCTATCCGCAGCTGACCGATCAGCGCACCCTGCTGGCGGCGGTCGGCGGCATCCGCGTGCCCCAGCAGCAGGCCTACTACGACGATCTGGCGGCGATGGTGGCGCGCGCCCGGTCGCCGCAGAACGTGCGCCTCATCAGCAAGGTGTTCACCCCCGACCAGTTCCTGGCGAGCCTGGCGGCGGCGGATCTGCTGGTGGCGCCGTACAAGGACGCGAGCCAGTCGGGGGTGCTGGCGCACGCGGCGTCGGTGCACACCCCCTGCCTGGCGCGCGACCTGGAGGGACTGGGCGCCTTCTGCCGCGATGCCAACCAGGAGCTGATCCCCTTCACCGGCGACGTGGAGGCGGACATGGAGGTCATGGCCGAGCGCGTGGTCGCCGTCATGAACGACCTGGCGCGGCGCGAGCGCATGCGGCGCGACCTCGCCGTCTATGTCCACAACGTCATCTCGTGGGAGCGAGTGGCGGAGCGCTACGACGCCATCTACCGGGAGGCGCTGGCGCGCCCGCAGGGCGCGGGACCAAAGACATGA
- the galT gene encoding galactose-1-phosphate uridylyltransferase, protein MSELRYNPVSDDWVVVATARAQRPDGFAHRARRQPTECPFCAGREHLTPPTVYYAGENGERDWRVRVFENKYPAFAQDGKPGVRCDEIYRVLRGSGRHEVLVLSPDHDAHAGVLPTAHMQRVAHAYVDRYRALSELDHLRYITIITNQGEGSGATLEHPHSQLFALPIVPRAVRRECTNALRRHRRAGECVTCRVLRHEGDSGRRMVFRNRHFACYIPYASAFPFELSVTPVRHMAGFTDMSDEEVDAFGGAMREASHRVYEKLNDPPYNAFLHSAPVRERQRLGEAFHWDWHIRPVLTTLGGFEHATGLIINATRPEDCAQFLRDGAAPGSTSCDCAPAAAEGHL, encoded by the coding sequence ATGAGCGAGCTGCGTTACAACCCGGTGAGCGATGACTGGGTGGTGGTGGCGACGGCGCGGGCGCAGCGGCCCGACGGGTTCGCCCACCGCGCTCGCCGCCAGCCGACGGAGTGCCCCTTCTGCGCCGGTCGGGAGCACTTGACCCCGCCCACGGTCTATTACGCCGGCGAAAACGGCGAGCGGGACTGGCGGGTGCGGGTGTTCGAGAACAAGTACCCGGCGTTCGCGCAGGATGGCAAGCCGGGCGTGCGCTGCGATGAGATCTACCGCGTGCTGCGGGGCAGCGGGCGCCACGAGGTGCTGGTACTGTCGCCGGATCACGACGCGCACGCGGGGGTGCTGCCGACGGCGCACATGCAGCGGGTGGCGCATGCCTATGTGGATCGCTACCGCGCCCTGAGCGAGCTCGACCATCTGCGCTACATCACCATCATCACCAACCAAGGCGAGGGCTCGGGGGCGACCCTCGAACATCCCCATTCCCAGCTCTTCGCCCTGCCCATAGTGCCGCGGGCGGTGCGCCGTGAGTGCACCAACGCCTTGCGACGCCACCGGCGTGCGGGCGAGTGCGTCACCTGCCGGGTGCTGCGCCACGAGGGCGACAGCGGCCGCCGCATGGTCTTCCGCAACCGCCACTTCGCGTGCTACATCCCCTATGCTTCCGCTTTTCCCTTCGAGCTGTCGGTGACGCCCGTGCGCCATATGGCCGGCTTCACCGACATGAGCGACGAGGAGGTGGACGCCTTCGGCGGGGCCATGCGCGAGGCCAGCCACCGCGTCTACGAGAAGCTCAACGATCCCCCCTACAACGCTTTCCTGCATTCGGCGCCGGTGCGCGAGCGGCAGCGCTTGGGGGAGGCTTTCCACTGGGACTGGCACATCCGGCCAGTCCTGACCACCCTGGGCGGTTTCGAGCACGCGACCGGCCTCATCATCAACGCCACCCGCCCCGAGGACTGCGCGCAGTTCCTGCGCGACGGCGCGGCCCCGGGCTCGACCTCCTGTGACTGCGCGCCCGCGGCCGCCGAGGGCCACCTCTGA
- a CDS encoding ATP-binding protein has translation MPDFITSLSVKWKVILPVAVILVAAFAVSAYVLTDLAARDLAASAATTAETMEAAVDSSLRYSMAHRQHAMVRSLVARLALSEGVDTVRILDAEGKTWAPPTGDSGRASPQAARHIRAAARRPQGRERYRDAAGTHHLLWAVRSEPRCAACHGKREVLGGIEIAVSAAAARRRTEHALRRMLGAQVAAFVLVVLAIALVVHAAVHYPIARLIRTMGRVERGDLSARARVRAHDEIGRLRERFNHMVQQIAAQNLELARAQQQLAQSERLASIGLLAAGVAHEINNPLATISMAAESLHESAADERERNLARAVSDQAGRISEIVGQLLSFDYSRPPALAAADVRDVMEEALASVPMGEVRISRYYEPHVPRVRMERDRLREAFANIVRNALDAMGGRGELAVTVGHCGGEVEVSITDTGPGIPPDHRGRVFDPFFTTKEVGEGTGLGLAIAYQVVRMHQGEIYVRSPAAAPGADAGARFVIRLPAAGRSEDETRA, from the coding sequence ATGCCTGACTTCATTACCTCCCTCAGCGTCAAATGGAAAGTCATCCTGCCGGTGGCCGTCATCCTGGTGGCGGCGTTCGCGGTCAGTGCGTACGTGCTGACCGACCTCGCGGCTCGCGACCTGGCGGCGAGCGCGGCGACGACCGCCGAGACGATGGAGGCGGCGGTGGACAGCAGCCTGCGTTACAGCATGGCGCATCGCCAGCACGCGATGGTGCGATCGCTGGTGGCGCGGTTGGCTCTGAGCGAGGGCGTGGACACGGTGCGCATCCTCGACGCCGAGGGCAAGACGTGGGCGCCGCCGACGGGCGACAGCGGGCGCGCCTCGCCGCAGGCGGCGCGCCACATCCGCGCGGCCGCGCGGCGGCCGCAGGGGAGAGAACGCTATCGCGACGCCGCCGGGACCCACCACCTGCTGTGGGCGGTGCGCTCCGAGCCGCGGTGCGCCGCCTGCCACGGCAAGCGCGAGGTGCTGGGCGGGATCGAGATCGCGGTGTCGGCGGCGGCGGCGCGGCGGCGCACCGAGCACGCGCTGCGGAGAATGCTGGGAGCGCAGGTCGCCGCCTTCGTGCTGGTGGTGCTGGCGATCGCCCTCGTCGTCCACGCGGCGGTCCACTATCCCATCGCGCGGCTGATCCGCACCATGGGCCGCGTCGAGCGCGGTGACCTCTCGGCGCGGGCGCGGGTGCGCGCCCACGACGAGATCGGGCGCCTGCGCGAGCGCTTCAACCACATGGTGCAGCAAATCGCCGCCCAGAACCTTGAGCTCGCGCGCGCCCAGCAGCAGCTCGCGCAGAGCGAGAGGCTGGCCTCCATCGGCCTACTGGCAGCGGGGGTGGCGCACGAGATCAACAATCCCCTGGCCACCATCTCGATGGCTGCGGAAAGCTTGCACGAGTCCGCCGCCGACGAACGCGAGCGCAATCTGGCGCGCGCGGTCTCCGACCAGGCGGGTCGCATCTCCGAGATCGTGGGGCAACTGCTGAGTTTCGACTACTCGCGCCCACCCGCCCTCGCAGCCGCCGATGTGCGCGACGTGATGGAGGAGGCGCTGGCGTCGGTGCCCATGGGCGAGGTGCGCATCTCGCGCTACTACGAACCGCACGTGCCGCGGGTGCGCATGGAGCGCGATCGCCTGCGCGAGGCCTTCGCCAACATCGTGCGCAATGCGCTCGACGCCATGGGCGGAAGGGGCGAGCTAGCAGTCACGGTGGGTCACTGCGGCGGCGAGGTCGAGGTCTCCATCACTGACACCGGGCCGGGTATTCCGCCGGATCATCGGGGACGCGTCTTCGACCCCTTCTTCACCACCAAGGAGGTAGGCGAAGGCACCGGCCTCGGCCTCGCCATCGCCTACCAGGTGGTAAGGATGCACCAAGGGGAGATCTACGTGCGGAGTCCGGCAGCGGCGCCGGGTGCGGACGCCGGCGCGCGCTTCGTCATTCGGCTGCCGGCCGCCGGCAGGAGCGAGGATGAAACCAGGGCTTGA
- a CDS encoding response regulator, giving the protein MKPGLDILVVDDDKALLEVLRSVLEGEGHRVEIVPSAYEALPRLEQARYDLVFVDLKMRRMDGMELLEHECLQRRGTRMVIMTAYPTVETAVHALRQGAFDYLVKPFKLAELRALVERAGAAAQEAG; this is encoded by the coding sequence ATGAAACCAGGGCTTGACATCCTGGTGGTGGACGACGACAAGGCACTGCTGGAGGTGCTGCGCTCGGTGCTGGAGGGAGAGGGGCATCGCGTGGAGATCGTGCCCTCCGCCTACGAGGCTCTGCCGCGCCTGGAGCAGGCGCGCTACGATCTGGTGTTCGTGGACCTCAAGATGCGCCGCATGGACGGCATGGAATTGCTGGAGCACGAGTGCCTGCAGCGGCGGGGGACGCGCATGGTTATCATGACCGCCTACCCGACGGTGGAGACCGCGGTGCACGCGCTGCGCCAGGGGGCGTTTGACTACCTGGTGAAACCGTTCAAGCTCGCCGAGCTGCGCGCGCTCGTGGAGCGGGCGGGCGCCGCCGCGCAGGAGGCCGGCTGA
- a CDS encoding DnaJ domain-containing protein — MRGTQSAYDVLGLPYDAPPSQVRTRYRQLVRRYQPDLEPQALLEDDAFLRLVRAYLVLDSPRRAEYTRVVRASRGAPLEMPDLYSRLSRADQILLAAEAGVARRQFKAAARLAKEALEENPHSARGYGLLGDILRLQGKYGESISMYNYAIQFDPDNRRYWQLLEEATALREGRRVARATDDVPGHWHRSLQVWIMLGAVAVFIELSVLVLRAGRGPALFFGIPGQMLAIAALDGVLAGLALAATDLLAPYDDEMISYSVAAYGVQTAPVAVFVLLPGLVCFWVALPFYAITASLDEHASASIVLALGVTAVLTAAFSFIYPEVRLAFLIFGGNFVWAGLNIGWMIGSLRRTVAETDEY; from the coding sequence ATGCGCGGAACGCAGTCGGCATACGATGTGCTCGGGCTGCCCTATGACGCGCCGCCGAGCCAAGTGCGCACCCGCTATCGCCAACTGGTGCGGAGATACCAGCCCGATCTCGAGCCCCAGGCCCTGCTGGAGGATGACGCCTTTCTGCGCCTGGTGCGGGCCTATCTGGTGCTGGATTCGCCGCGGCGGGCGGAATACACCCGGGTGGTGCGCGCCAGCCGCGGCGCGCCCCTGGAGATGCCTGATCTCTACTCCCGCCTCTCGCGCGCGGACCAGATCCTGCTCGCCGCCGAGGCCGGCGTCGCGCGGCGCCAGTTCAAGGCGGCGGCCCGGCTGGCCAAGGAGGCGCTGGAGGAGAACCCGCACAGCGCTCGGGGCTATGGCCTGCTCGGCGACATCCTGCGCCTGCAGGGCAAGTACGGCGAATCCATCTCGATGTACAACTACGCCATCCAGTTCGATCCTGACAATCGCCGCTACTGGCAACTGCTGGAGGAGGCCACCGCCCTGCGCGAGGGCCGTCGCGTCGCGCGCGCAACGGACGATGTACCGGGCCACTGGCATCGGTCGCTGCAGGTGTGGATCATGCTGGGCGCCGTCGCCGTCTTCATCGAGCTGTCGGTGCTGGTGCTGCGCGCCGGACGGGGGCCGGCGCTGTTCTTCGGCATCCCCGGGCAGATGCTCGCCATCGCCGCTCTGGACGGCGTCCTGGCCGGGCTTGCCCTAGCCGCCACCGACCTGCTGGCCCCCTACGACGATGAGATGATCTCATACTCGGTTGCGGCATACGGCGTCCAGACGGCCCCGGTCGCGGTGTTCGTGCTGCTGCCGGGCCTGGTATGCTTCTGGGTGGCGCTCCCGTTCTATGCGATTACCGCCTCCCTCGACGAGCACGCCTCGGCCTCGATCGTGCTCGCGCTGGGCGTCACCGCCGTGCTCACCGCCGCCTTTTCCTTCATCTACCCCGAAGTGCGCCTCGCATTCCTGATTTTCGGCGGTAATTTCGTCTGGGCGGGGCTCAACATCGGGTGGATGATCGGCAGCCTGCGGCGCACGGTGGCGGAGACGGATGAATACTAG